A single region of the Prochlorococcus marinus str. MIT 0917 genome encodes:
- a CDS encoding YggS family pyridoxal phosphate-dependent enzyme codes for MLIDSNEFKIIKDYLPIGVNLLAVSKGHHHKSIRKLSSYGQLDFGESRLQEAIPKKIDLNDLKQLRWHFVGRLQKNKVRGVVKEFDFIHSVDSLPLLERISRISQEEQKTPNIFLQVKFQNDPHKGGFIKQELMKSWSNIISLENINLVGLMTIPPIALNLYQRKDLFSECRNFANYLGLKDCSMGMSNDWQEAIEGGATWIRLGSLLFGKRQA; via the coding sequence ATTTTGATTGACTCTAATGAATTTAAGATAATTAAAGACTATTTGCCCATAGGGGTAAATTTACTTGCTGTAAGTAAGGGCCATCATCATAAATCGATACGTAAACTTTCTAGTTATGGTCAGTTGGATTTTGGAGAAAGTCGCTTGCAAGAAGCTATTCCAAAAAAAATCGATCTGAATGATCTAAAGCAACTTCGATGGCATTTTGTTGGGAGATTGCAGAAAAATAAAGTTAGGGGAGTTGTAAAAGAATTTGACTTTATTCATTCTGTTGATTCTTTGCCTTTGCTTGAACGAATCTCTAGAATTTCACAGGAAGAGCAAAAAACTCCGAATATATTTTTACAAGTTAAATTTCAAAATGACCCCCACAAGGGTGGATTTATAAAACAAGAGCTTATGAAAAGTTGGTCCAATATTATTTCTCTTGAAAATATTAATTTGGTAGGACTAATGACAATTCCACCAATAGCTCTCAATTTATATCAAAGAAAAGATTTATTTTCTGAATGTAGAAACTTTGCAAATTATTTGGGATTAAAGGATTGCTCAATGGGAATGAGCAATGATTGGCAAGAGGCTATTGAAGGTGGTGCTACATGGATTAGATTAGGATCTCTTTTATTTGGCAAACGTCAAGCTTAG
- a CDS encoding TVP38/TMEM64 family protein, translating into MTNNFIISKYFRYVIIAFFVVVVCINIFLLDVNSISDFFYDIVSGLNSNNFFSLILIFLLFLLRSISIIIPVLPGTIFSAAAGFQFGFTQGLVIIFFADFFSCSISFLLARKLGRNYISRLLGSRQMRKVESISQDYLENNYFLMTALLMSGFFDFVCYAIGLTKITWKRFMPALIFSIIISDSPFVASGFAARKIKDIGLKNFLQKILNGELDMISGNYLFLFLISFLIIFTLAMINLYFNKRSNIIK; encoded by the coding sequence ATGACTAATAATTTTATCATTAGTAAATATTTTAGGTACGTAATAATAGCTTTCTTTGTTGTTGTTGTATGTATTAATATTTTTCTGTTGGATGTTAATAGTATTAGTGATTTCTTTTATGACATTGTTAGCGGTTTAAATTCGAATAACTTTTTTAGCTTAATATTAATATTCTTATTATTTTTATTAAGATCCATTAGTATAATAATACCAGTTTTACCTGGAACAATATTTTCCGCTGCTGCTGGATTTCAGTTTGGCTTTACGCAGGGGCTAGTTATTATATTTTTTGCAGATTTTTTCTCTTGTTCAATATCATTTCTACTTGCTAGAAAATTAGGAAGAAATTACATTAGTAGATTACTTGGTTCAAGACAAATGCGAAAAGTCGAAAGCATTAGTCAAGATTATCTGGAAAATAATTATTTCCTTATGACAGCTCTTTTGATGTCAGGGTTCTTTGATTTTGTTTGCTATGCAATTGGACTAACGAAAATTACATGGAAAAGGTTTATGCCTGCTTTGATTTTTAGCATAATAATCTCAGATTCACCTTTTGTTGCTAGTGGTTTTGCCGCAAGAAAAATCAAAGATATTGGATTAAAAAATTTCTTACAAAAAATATTGAATGGAGAATTAGATATGATTTCTGGTAATTACCTTTTTTTATTCTTAATATCTTTTTTAATAATTTTCACCTTGGCAATGATAAATTTATATTTCAATAAAAGATCTAATATTATTAAGTAA
- a CDS encoding DUF4278 domain-containing protein has translation MSLTYRGLKYNQHKAIVEKQHVQLTYRGKLYQS, from the coding sequence ATGTCTTTAACCTACAGAGGTCTTAAGTACAACCAGCATAAAGCAATTGTAGAAAAGCAGCATGTACAACTTACATATCGAGGTAAGTTATACCAAAGCTAG
- a CDS encoding DUF1651 domain-containing protein → MNQPIKEALSTPAGWLVAPARDFCLFFIRDPKSVMVTPTVLTQLWYCTEKGIPTQLKNTRRLDYESAYETWNELLSNDWELVENQINDAVA, encoded by the coding sequence ATGAACCAACCAATAAAAGAAGCATTGTCGACTCCAGCAGGATGGTTAGTCGCTCCTGCAAGAGATTTTTGTTTGTTCTTTATTCGTGATCCGAAATCGGTCATGGTTACACCGACTGTCTTAACTCAACTTTGGTATTGCACGGAAAAAGGTATCCCAACCCAATTGAAAAACACAAGAAGACTGGATTATGAATCCGCTTATGAAACTTGGAATGAACTGCTGTCTAATGATTGGGAGTTAGTGGAGAATCAGATAAATGATGCTGTCGCTTAA
- the der gene encoding ribosome biogenesis GTPase Der: protein MALPIVAIIGRPNVGKSTLVNRLCQSREAIVHDEPGVTRDRTYQNGFWRDRDFKVVDTGGLVFDDDSEFLPEIREQANLALEEAVVALVIVDGQEGVTTADESIAEFLRSHSCKTLVVVNKCESPEQGLAMAAEFWKLGLGEPYPISAIHGVGTGDLLDNVVNLFPSKDLDEVSDSPVQLAIIGRPNVGKSSLLNSICGETRAIVSSIRGTTRDTIDTRITNKGKEWKLVDTAGIRRRRSVNYGPEFFGINRSFKAIERSDVCVLVIDALDGVTEQDQRLAGRIEQEGRACLIVINKWDAVEKDSHTMSAMEKDIRSKLYFLDWAEMIFTSALTGQRVDGIFALATLAVDQSRRRVTTSVVNEVLTEALKWRSPPTTRGGKQGRLYYGTQVAINPPSFTLFVNEPKLFGETYRRYIERQIREGLGFEGTPIKLFWRGKQQRDAEKDLARQQKGGRN from the coding sequence TTGGCGCTACCAATAGTTGCAATAATTGGACGCCCAAATGTTGGGAAATCTACATTGGTGAATCGCTTATGTCAGAGCAGAGAAGCCATTGTTCATGATGAACCAGGTGTAACTAGAGACCGAACTTATCAAAATGGATTTTGGAGGGATAGAGATTTCAAAGTTGTAGATACTGGAGGCCTGGTTTTTGACGACGATAGTGAGTTCCTTCCTGAAATTAGAGAGCAGGCTAATCTTGCACTTGAAGAGGCAGTGGTTGCATTAGTCATTGTTGATGGCCAGGAGGGAGTTACTACCGCAGATGAATCGATTGCTGAATTTTTAAGGTCTCATTCTTGTAAAACACTCGTGGTGGTCAATAAATGTGAATCTCCCGAACAAGGGTTAGCGATGGCAGCTGAATTTTGGAAGCTTGGTCTTGGTGAGCCCTATCCAATTTCTGCTATACATGGAGTAGGTACAGGCGACCTGCTTGATAATGTAGTCAATTTGTTTCCCTCTAAAGATTTAGATGAAGTTAGTGATTCTCCTGTCCAATTAGCAATTATTGGGAGACCAAATGTAGGCAAGTCAAGTCTTCTTAATTCTATTTGTGGAGAGACAAGGGCAATTGTTAGTTCTATTAGGGGTACAACTCGAGATACGATTGATACTCGAATTACTAATAAGGGTAAGGAATGGAAATTAGTTGATACGGCGGGTATACGTAGACGTAGAAGTGTTAATTATGGCCCAGAATTTTTTGGTATTAATCGCAGTTTTAAGGCAATAGAAAGAAGTGATGTCTGTGTGTTGGTTATAGATGCTTTGGATGGCGTCACAGAACAAGATCAAAGGCTTGCAGGTAGAATTGAGCAGGAAGGAAGAGCTTGTTTGATTGTTATTAATAAATGGGATGCTGTAGAAAAAGATAGTCACACAATGTCTGCAATGGAAAAAGACATTCGTTCAAAACTATACTTTCTCGACTGGGCTGAGATGATCTTTACATCTGCGCTTACGGGACAAAGAGTAGATGGAATTTTTGCATTAGCTACTTTGGCAGTTGATCAGAGTAGAAGAAGGGTAACCACATCAGTTGTTAACGAGGTACTGACTGAGGCATTGAAATGGAGAAGTCCTCCTACAACGAGAGGTGGAAAGCAAGGGCGTCTTTATTACGGTACTCAAGTGGCTATTAATCCTCCAAGTTTTACTCTGTTTGTGAATGAACCTAAATTGTTTGGGGAAACATATCGAAGATATATTGAGAGACAAATTAGAGAGGGTCTTGGTTTTGAAGGGACTCCTATAAAATTGTTTTGGAGAGGGAAGCAGCAACGCGATGCCGAAAAAGATTTGGCACGCCAACAGAAAGGGGGGCGAAATTAG
- a CDS encoding glycosyltransferase family 4 protein, with translation MTHIAWLGKKTPFCGNVCYGLSTTEELKERGYQTSFIHFDNPMRDGNNKTSLLANDPDVSLPYLIKSQVYTIPSLNAQRELRESLSRLKPDLVHASLTLSPLDFRLPELCHQLNLPLIATFHPAFDSKLRNLTANTQQLTYQLYAPSLAKYDKVIVFSDLQAEVLAKLGVKESRLEVIPNGIDIKKWSPLKPNNSQNELQLEIREKLGSERIFIYMGRIASEKNVEALLRAWRFVQPKGCQLVIVGDGPLRPTLENHSIFNKEDNVVWWGYEADQNKRVALLQIAEVFLLPSLVEGLSIALLEAMATGTACVATDAGADGEVLKNGAGIILNTEGVTSQLRTLLPVLRDQPVLTHELGRRARLRVEEKYTLQQNIDSLETLYANVLKSSNSKHPQPIDDSSELPKQLLQLRRISTPQVQGVEEH, from the coding sequence TTGACCCATATCGCCTGGCTAGGCAAAAAAACACCATTTTGCGGGAACGTCTGTTATGGACTTAGCACAACGGAAGAGCTTAAAGAAAGAGGATATCAAACAAGTTTTATTCACTTTGATAACCCAATGAGAGATGGGAATAATAAAACTTCCCTACTAGCCAATGATCCTGATGTGAGTCTTCCTTATTTAATTAAATCTCAGGTTTATACAATCCCTTCTTTAAATGCTCAAAGAGAGCTTAGAGAATCTCTCTCAAGACTTAAACCTGATTTAGTTCATGCAAGTCTGACTCTCTCTCCATTAGATTTCCGATTACCTGAGCTTTGCCATCAACTTAATTTACCTTTGATCGCAACTTTTCACCCTGCTTTCGATTCAAAACTTAGAAATCTTACAGCCAATACACAGCAACTTACATACCAACTTTATGCACCATCATTAGCTAAATATGACAAAGTAATTGTTTTTTCAGATTTACAAGCCGAGGTTCTTGCAAAACTAGGAGTAAAAGAGAGTCGACTCGAAGTAATCCCTAATGGAATTGACATAAAGAAATGGAGTCCCCTTAAACCAAATAATTCACAAAATGAGCTTCAACTTGAAATAAGGGAAAAGCTAGGTTCTGAAAGAATATTTATCTATATGGGTCGAATAGCTTCAGAAAAAAATGTTGAAGCTTTACTGCGTGCATGGAGATTTGTCCAGCCAAAAGGATGTCAACTAGTAATAGTAGGAGATGGACCATTGAGGCCAACACTAGAAAATCATTCAATCTTTAATAAAGAAGATAATGTGGTTTGGTGGGGATACGAAGCCGATCAAAATAAAAGAGTCGCTCTTCTTCAAATCGCTGAGGTTTTTTTACTTCCAAGCCTGGTAGAGGGATTATCTATCGCCTTACTCGAAGCCATGGCAACTGGAACAGCATGTGTCGCAACAGATGCTGGAGCAGATGGTGAAGTGCTTAAGAATGGAGCAGGAATAATACTTAACACTGAGGGGGTCACTTCACAATTAAGGACCCTTTTACCTGTTTTACGAGATCAACCAGTACTTACCCACGAATTAGGTAGACGTGCACGTTTGAGAGTAGAAGAAAAATATACACTTCAACAAAATATTGACTCACTTGAAACTCTATATGCAAACGTACTCAAGTCATCTAACTCGAAACATCCTCAGCCAATTGACGACTCTTCTGAGCTGCCAAAACAACTGCTTCAATTAAGGCGGATCTCAACCCCGCAAGTTCAAGGTGTCGAAGAGCACTAA
- a CDS encoding PipX family protein, whose protein sequence is MNAERYLNHPTFGMLYLVSPASNGRDVYATLYAQKIFFLVTLQPRGATFEVIPYMDARHHSEMNLSRCKREKSSDMDVWQELFNQTFM, encoded by the coding sequence TTGAACGCTGAACGCTATCTAAATCACCCAACTTTTGGAATGCTATATCTAGTCTCACCAGCAAGTAATGGTAGAGATGTATATGCAACATTATATGCACAGAAAATATTTTTCTTAGTTACTTTGCAACCACGGGGAGCAACTTTTGAAGTTATTCCATATATGGATGCTCGACATCATTCTGAAATGAATTTGTCTAGATGTAAGAGAGAAAAATCCTCAGATATGGATGTTTGGCAAGAATTATTTAATCAAACTTTTATGTGA
- the aroQ gene encoding type II 3-dehydroquinate dehydratase — MDLLLVNGPNLNLLGKREPSLYGSQTLEDIQEELLNLASELDAKLKFFQSNSEGEMIDCIQNCVGSIDGILINAGAYTHTSIALRDALLGVSIPYVEVHLSNIYSREEFRHKSFLSDKAVGLVCGFGANSYQLALEGIVSYLKQA, encoded by the coding sequence ATGGATCTTTTACTTGTTAATGGTCCTAATTTAAATCTTCTTGGAAAAAGGGAACCATCTTTATATGGATCGCAAACTTTAGAAGACATTCAGGAAGAGTTATTGAATTTAGCTAGTGAGCTTGATGCAAAGCTCAAATTCTTTCAGAGTAATTCAGAGGGCGAGATGATTGATTGCATTCAGAATTGTGTTGGTTCAATTGATGGAATTTTAATTAACGCAGGTGCTTATACACATACCTCTATTGCTCTTAGAGATGCTTTGTTAGGAGTTTCTATTCCTTATGTAGAAGTACATTTAAGTAATATTTATTCTAGGGAAGAATTTCGACATAAATCATTCCTTTCAGATAAAGCAGTGGGTTTAGTTTGTGGCTTTGGAGCAAATAGTTATCAACTTGCTTTGGAGGGGATAGTTTCTTATTTAAAGCAAGCCTGA
- the proC gene encoding pyrroline-5-carboxylate reductase — MEISIGIIGLGSMAKAIVSPLLERGEYHPQHVLGIVGSSSSIKSALNDLPKEIKVVSSEDSSSREVWKAPLKILAVKPQQFSKIKESVSSFQSSDQFPKPLIISVLAGITLKSLKKSFPGHTCVRAVPNTPSLVGQGLTGLAWDDDITLDQKKVVRKIFEPISELYELEEQKLDSFLALTSSGPAYIALVVEAMADGAVAAGLPRHLSNQLAHKTLSGTATLLREKSLHPAELKDMVASPAGTTISALRHLELAGLRSALIEAVVLAAQKSRQLAEDVSS, encoded by the coding sequence TTGGAAATTTCTATTGGGATAATTGGCCTTGGCAGTATGGCGAAGGCTATTGTTTCACCTCTTTTGGAAAGAGGTGAATATCATCCTCAACATGTTTTAGGAATTGTTGGTAGTAGCTCAAGTATTAAATCTGCATTGAATGATCTTCCCAAGGAAATAAAAGTTGTATCTAGTGAAGATTCTTCCTCCAGAGAAGTATGGAAAGCTCCTTTGAAAATATTGGCTGTAAAACCTCAACAATTCAGCAAAATTAAAGAATCTGTCTCATCATTTCAATCGAGTGATCAGTTCCCTAAACCATTAATAATTTCAGTTTTAGCTGGAATAACCTTAAAAAGTCTTAAGAAATCTTTCCCTGGACACACGTGTGTAAGAGCAGTGCCAAACACCCCTTCTCTTGTTGGCCAGGGTCTTACTGGTTTGGCTTGGGATGATGACATAACTTTGGATCAAAAGAAAGTTGTTAGAAAGATTTTTGAACCCATTAGTGAACTGTACGAATTAGAAGAGCAAAAGCTTGATTCTTTTTTGGCTTTAACTTCTTCAGGACCTGCATATATAGCTTTAGTGGTTGAAGCAATGGCTGATGGGGCTGTTGCCGCAGGATTGCCACGACATTTATCTAATCAATTAGCTCACAAAACACTTTCAGGTACAGCAACGCTTCTTAGAGAAAAGAGCTTGCATCCTGCTGAACTTAAAGATATGGTTGCTTCTCCTGCGGGTACCACAATTAGTGCTCTTCGACACCTTGAACTTGCGGGGTTGAGATCCGCCTTAATTGAAGCAGTTGTTTTGGCAGCTCAGAAGAGTCGTCAATTGGCTGAGGATGTTTCGAGTTAG
- a CDS encoding cell division protein SepF: MSLISRLRAVVAGDDFLDSDFDELDYDTSDDFENFNRGNKEGSGEMATISQTNPFDGRSGFKSSNVIGMPGISTNDSEVSLMEPRSFDEMPRVIQALRERKTVILNLTMMEPDQAQRAVDFVAGGTFAIDGHQERVGESIFLFAPSCVTVTNSFQEEASPSSMSSQGNDLISKGTSPAPEPAWGETVATAL; this comes from the coding sequence GTGTCGCTTATTTCCCGTCTTCGTGCTGTCGTCGCTGGCGATGACTTTTTAGATAGTGATTTTGATGAGCTCGATTACGATACAAGTGATGACTTTGAGAATTTCAATAGAGGCAATAAAGAAGGAAGTGGAGAGATGGCAACTATCTCTCAGACCAATCCTTTTGATGGAAGGAGTGGTTTTAAATCTTCAAATGTTATTGGTATGCCTGGGATCTCAACAAATGATTCTGAAGTTAGTTTGATGGAACCTCGTAGCTTTGATGAAATGCCAAGAGTGATCCAAGCTTTACGGGAGCGTAAAACAGTTATTTTAAATCTCACCATGATGGAGCCTGATCAGGCTCAAAGAGCAGTTGATTTTGTTGCAGGTGGGACTTTTGCTATTGATGGACATCAAGAAAGAGTTGGAGAAAGTATTTTCCTTTTTGCACCTTCTTGCGTAACTGTGACTAATTCATTTCAAGAGGAAGCCTCCCCTTCAAGTATGAGTAGTCAAGGTAATGATTTGATTTCCAAGGGAACCTCTCCTGCTCCAGAGCCGGCTTGGGGGGAGACTGTAGCTACAGCTCTTTGA
- the dusB gene encoding tRNA dihydrouridine synthase DusB: MKELSPIFLAGNGTSRSLECPIIQSPLAGVSDQIFRKFVRRWSPKALLFTEMVNAKSLELGHGKEKVIELSEESGPIGVQLFDHRPNSMIEAAIQAESSGAFLIDINMGCPVKKIARKGGGSALLKEPELAQLIVKKVSKAISIPVTVKIRLGWCETTSNPVSFALGLQEAGAQLITVHGRTRRQGFSGNANWEAISKIKKSLDIPVIANGDIKNSRDAIECLNITNADGVMIGRASMGAPWLVGQIDEEIKKQKTFEPPDAKMKVSLSLEHLKLLVSKKGTHGLLIARKHMNWTCRGFEGASTLRHKLVRASTPKDAIKLLEDELMKFN; the protein is encoded by the coding sequence ATGAAAGAGTTATCTCCGATTTTTTTAGCAGGAAATGGTACTTCTAGATCTTTGGAATGTCCCATTATTCAGTCCCCACTAGCAGGCGTAAGCGATCAAATATTCAGGAAATTTGTTCGCAGATGGTCTCCAAAAGCTTTACTTTTTACCGAAATGGTAAATGCAAAAAGTCTTGAATTAGGTCATGGAAAAGAGAAGGTAATTGAGCTTTCAGAAGAGAGTGGACCCATTGGTGTTCAACTTTTTGACCATAGGCCAAATTCAATGATAGAAGCTGCAATCCAAGCCGAATCATCTGGTGCATTTCTTATAGATATCAATATGGGTTGCCCAGTAAAAAAAATTGCCAGGAAAGGAGGCGGCAGTGCTCTATTAAAAGAACCAGAACTTGCTCAATTAATTGTCAAAAAGGTTTCCAAGGCGATATCAATTCCAGTAACAGTAAAAATAAGGTTGGGGTGGTGTGAGACCACAAGTAATCCAGTATCTTTTGCTTTAGGGCTACAGGAGGCTGGAGCACAACTGATAACTGTTCATGGGCGAACGAGAAGGCAAGGATTCTCTGGGAATGCAAACTGGGAAGCTATTTCAAAAATCAAAAAGTCATTAGATATCCCTGTCATTGCTAATGGTGATATTAAAAACTCTCGAGATGCTATTGAATGCCTAAATATTACTAATGCCGATGGGGTGATGATAGGCAGGGCAAGCATGGGTGCCCCATGGCTAGTTGGGCAAATTGATGAAGAAATTAAAAAACAAAAAACTTTTGAACCACCTGACGCAAAGATGAAAGTAAGCTTATCTTTAGAACACCTAAAATTACTTGTTTCAAAGAAAGGTACTCATGGACTTTTGATTGCTAGGAAACATATGAATTGGACTTGTAGAGGTTTTGAAGGCGCCTCTACTCTTCGCCACAAATTAGTTAGAGCAAGCACTCCAAAAGACGCAATAAAACTACTCGAAGACGAACTAATGAAATTCAACTAA
- a CDS encoding tRNA-(ms[2]io[6]A)-hydroxylase: MDNSKSQVFGQSKIRWLVNKTTEDWVDLAISNPMEILLDHAHCERKAAGVALQLMFRYVSEPGLSEVLSPLAREELEHFERVLSILKSRGKKLQKLASPPYGTILAKNISKDEPFRMLDSFLVAGLIEARSHERMKLLSIHSTDIELRNLYADLLKSEARHFGIYWKLADERFDRNLLTSRLEELAKVESDALLEMHHEPRMHS, from the coding sequence ATGGATAATTCAAAATCTCAAGTTTTTGGGCAATCAAAGATTCGCTGGCTAGTAAATAAAACTACTGAAGATTGGGTAGATCTTGCAATTTCTAATCCAATGGAAATACTTTTGGACCATGCGCATTGTGAGAGAAAGGCTGCTGGAGTGGCGTTGCAACTTATGTTTCGTTATGTAAGTGAACCTGGGCTTTCAGAGGTCTTAAGCCCTTTAGCAAGAGAGGAGCTTGAACATTTTGAGAGGGTTTTGTCTATTTTGAAGTCGCGTGGAAAAAAACTTCAAAAATTAGCCTCACCTCCTTATGGAACAATTCTGGCAAAAAATATTTCTAAAGATGAACCATTTCGAATGTTGGATAGTTTTCTAGTCGCGGGCCTTATTGAGGCAAGGAGTCATGAAAGAATGAAATTATTGTCTATACATTCTACTGATATTGAACTTCGTAATTTATATGCCGACTTACTAAAAAGCGAGGCTAGGCATTTTGGAATTTATTGGAAGTTGGCAGATGAACGTTTTGATCGAAATCTTCTTACTTCTAGGTTAGAAGAATTAGCTAAGGTTGAATCTGATGCTTTATTGGAAATGCATCATGAACCAAGAATGCATAGTTAA
- a CDS encoding CbiQ family ECF transporter T component: MDWLKKIPIGQYVSGKSSWLRGIDPRIKLSWILLFLLTPILANSMWRISTAFVLLLITFLSLLPPRIWWRSLLFLLAFSLLIGSLSIVLPASESSFALPIRAPDEIPGAIVLTRSWEIFRLGPFNFGGISLGPLVVDRRSAELGIKTSTLIFTVIHSVNLMLITTPPEDLVWAIRWFFSPLALLGFPLEKISFQLLLALRFLPLVQEEFQNLFRSIAVRAIEFRKLGLKSSLGLFITLGERLLSNILLRAEQGADSLMLREGLWLSSQQLRPSIIGNPKHLWINLNSILLLLIAIILRCLYGTS, from the coding sequence ATGGATTGGCTAAAAAAGATTCCAATTGGTCAATATGTCTCTGGCAAATCTAGCTGGCTTCGTGGTATTGATCCTAGAATCAAACTCTCTTGGATCCTGTTGTTTTTGTTGACTCCAATCTTAGCTAACTCCATGTGGAGAATTTCAACGGCTTTTGTTCTTTTATTAATTACATTTCTTAGTTTGCTTCCTCCACGTATTTGGTGGCGATCTCTACTCTTTTTATTAGCTTTCTCTTTGCTTATTGGCTCCTTATCTATTGTTTTACCTGCTAGTGAATCATCATTTGCATTGCCCATAAGAGCACCTGATGAAATACCTGGAGCAATTGTTTTGACTCGATCATGGGAGATTTTTAGGTTGGGACCATTTAACTTCGGAGGGATTTCATTAGGACCATTAGTTGTCGATCGTCGCTCTGCAGAATTAGGTATTAAAACTTCGACCTTGATTTTTACTGTTATTCACAGTGTGAATTTGATGTTAATTACAACACCTCCTGAAGACCTTGTGTGGGCAATAAGGTGGTTTTTTTCTCCTTTAGCATTATTGGGATTTCCCTTGGAAAAAATATCATTTCAACTGCTTTTGGCTTTACGCTTTTTACCTTTAGTTCAAGAGGAGTTCCAAAATCTCTTTCGTTCAATTGCTGTGAGGGCAATTGAATTTAGAAAATTGGGACTCAAAAGTTCATTGGGTTTATTTATTACTTTAGGGGAAAGACTTTTATCAAATATCTTGCTTAGGGCTGAACAGGGGGCTGATTCTTTAATGTTAAGAGAGGGGCTGTGGCTATCATCACAACAATTAAGACCTAGTATTATTGGTAATCCTAAACATTTGTGGATTAATTTAAATTCGATTCTTTTGCTTTTGATAGCTATTATCTTACGTTGTCTGTATGGTACGTCTTAA
- the cobI gene encoding precorrin-2 C(20)-methyltransferase has protein sequence MKVLTITGVGPGDPSLLTLAAVDAIQESTVVSYPVSTWGGESLAAKIASKWITKDKKKLPLHFPMVDDQNTLQSAWRVAGDELMKMVEKGERVIFLAQGDISIFSTGSYLSKELEKYHPECVVNLIPGVTSFSAAAAKSRLPLAFKEEQLLVLPVPDSSEELKVVLSNAASKKRVVVLLKLGKKWEWVKPLLQELDLIKKSIFAERIGFSAQQILRASDLPAGTRPYFSLLLIRQSWPLIMP, from the coding sequence ATGAAAGTTTTGACTATTACTGGCGTAGGCCCAGGTGATCCTTCTTTATTAACTTTGGCAGCAGTTGATGCCATTCAAGAATCAACTGTTGTTTCTTATCCTGTCTCGACTTGGGGAGGAGAGAGTCTTGCTGCAAAAATTGCTTCAAAATGGATAACCAAAGATAAAAAAAAATTACCTTTACATTTCCCCATGGTTGACGATCAGAACACTTTACAAAGTGCATGGCGAGTCGCTGGGGATGAATTAATGAAGATGGTTGAGAAAGGTGAAAGAGTTATTTTTCTTGCTCAAGGAGATATCTCGATTTTTTCGACAGGGTCGTATCTTTCAAAGGAGTTAGAAAAATATCATCCAGAGTGCGTTGTTAACTTGATTCCAGGTGTTACATCTTTTTCTGCAGCTGCCGCGAAAAGTAGATTACCACTTGCTTTTAAAGAGGAACAATTACTTGTTTTGCCCGTTCCAGACTCATCTGAGGAGTTGAAGGTTGTTTTGTCTAATGCGGCGTCTAAGAAAAGGGTAGTTGTTTTGCTAAAACTTGGTAAAAAATGGGAATGGGTCAAACCTTTGCTTCAAGAACTTGATCTAATAAAAAAGTCTATATTCGCAGAAAGAATAGGATTTTCAGCTCAACAAATTCTTAGGGCATCTGATCTACCCGCAGGGACTAGGCCATATTTTTCTTTACTGTTGATTAGACAAAGTTGGCCGTTGATAATGCCCTAA